Proteins found in one Helicobacter sp. NHP19-003 genomic segment:
- a CDS encoding phosphoribosyltransferase: protein MSNLVDDFMFASPEDALQLLMNEILIRHLDTKNTLMLVTSLKGLKFAHVLARRLNTPLDFLFTAPIYAPLNRECEIALVSESMDILMNENLINSFEITLDYVYGEAKRVYEEEILSKIYKYRKGNTIKSLENKNVFIVDCGIETGITANLAIQTCMAKSSKNIYVLTPILPKSVADALALLCDGVISVYRPEYFVSIEHYYKTPIQIEPAEIEAILKKIEEVQMKGTDAKN, encoded by the coding sequence ATGAGTAATTTAGTGGACGACTTCATGTTTGCTAGTCCTGAAGACGCGTTGCAGTTGCTGATGAATGAGATTTTAATCCGCCATTTAGACACCAAAAACACCCTCATGCTTGTAACAAGCCTAAAAGGGCTGAAATTTGCCCATGTACTCGCTAGAAGGCTCAACACCCCCCTAGATTTTCTTTTCACCGCCCCCATTTACGCCCCCCTAAACAGGGAGTGCGAGATCGCCCTTGTGAGCGAGAGCATGGATATTCTCATGAACGAAAATTTGATCAACTCGTTTGAAATCACTCTGGATTATGTCTATGGCGAAGCCAAAAGGGTGTATGAAGAAGAGATTTTGTCTAAGATTTATAAATACCGCAAGGGCAACACCATTAAATCCCTTGAAAATAAAAATGTCTTCATCGTGGATTGCGGCATTGAAACGGGCATCACGGCGAATTTAGCCATCCAAACTTGCATGGCAAAGTCGTCTAAGAACATCTATGTACTCACCCCCATTTTGCCAAAGAGTGTGGCGGACGCTTTGGCCCTGCTGTGCGATGGGGTGATTAGTGTGTACCGCCCTGAGTATTTTGTCAGCATAGAGCATTACTACAAGACCCCGATACAAATCGAGCCTGCTGAAATCGAAGCCATTTTAAAGAAAATTGAAGAAGTCCAAATGAAAGGAACTGATGCAAAAAATTAA
- a CDS encoding LPS assembly protein LptD — protein MVCRGTLIIALFLGVLFGKQQQVAVQKFDKKNHKIFELLADRVDAKNNVVTATGHALLLNYDVYILADQVRYDTKKKEATMDGHVKVYRGEGLLVQSEHMKVRMDDKYALMFPFYVQDSVTGIWISADIAHSQKNHYYIKNLTTSGCDIENPIWHVNASSGKYNADKQHLSLVNSKIYLGKIPVFYLPYLFTSTSTKRSSGFLYPEFGTSNLAGFIYLQPFYIAPKDSWDITLTPQIRSKRGLGLNFEGRLINSHQDKFLFNARYFRNYNAYTKKYDLRNQNVFGFEVLHASRQALQKYFGLKKPLDNAFYLDFLYMNDLDYVRFEKVNQRITDATHMSRGNYYVQTNNHFYGFYLKYFLNLNKINNNNTFQSLPNLQYHKYLNTLGWKHLLYSLDYQFHNVVREVGYGYAQNTINVPLGLQFSLFKKYLSVGLWNTVQLSNLAIFNTKTSYIPQVSGQSKEFGNYFSSGYALYLNTDLAREYHKLLHTVQLQAVLSGAYYTFADGLFDTQMYDLSALARNNFTSPTLSNYDVQGRLYNAVWNPALLFTPNPSNSQLYLNLTQYLYGLGGQELLYWRISQVLNFADPTSIASSPIESKIGFSPLRGLDVYGTVFYSWYYNSLEEVSINANYTRKFLSANVSYYLKKNFDENAINKISTNNSNYLKAGLSNDFRWFSLNASVGYDIQNNVILNWRIGIFKKIRCFGIGLQFVNQRRPVLTSNPADPLRVYENNYVKLTLDFSPITKTNITYRSLRR, from the coding sequence GTGGTGTGTCGCGGTACTCTTATCATTGCTCTTTTTTTGGGTGTGTTGTTTGGCAAGCAACAGCAAGTCGCCGTGCAAAAGTTTGACAAGAAAAACCATAAAATTTTTGAATTGCTCGCCGACAGAGTGGATGCTAAAAATAATGTCGTTACCGCCACAGGGCATGCCCTCCTTCTCAATTACGATGTCTATATTTTGGCAGATCAAGTGAGGTACGACACCAAGAAAAAAGAAGCCACGATGGATGGACATGTCAAGGTCTATCGGGGCGAGGGATTGTTGGTGCAAAGCGAGCACATGAAAGTGCGTATGGACGATAAATACGCCCTCATGTTTCCCTTTTATGTGCAAGACAGCGTTACGGGGATTTGGATCAGCGCCGACATCGCCCACTCGCAAAAAAACCACTACTACATTAAGAACCTCACCACCTCGGGTTGCGACATTGAAAACCCCATTTGGCATGTCAACGCCTCTTCGGGCAAATACAACGCCGACAAACAACATTTATCGCTCGTCAATTCTAAAATCTATTTGGGCAAAATCCCCGTGTTTTACCTGCCCTATCTTTTCACTTCTACAAGCACCAAACGCTCAAGCGGATTTCTTTACCCTGAGTTTGGAACCTCTAATCTTGCCGGCTTTATCTACCTACAGCCCTTTTACATTGCCCCCAAAGATTCGTGGGACATCACACTGACCCCACAGATCCGCTCTAAAAGGGGTTTGGGCTTAAACTTTGAAGGGCGTTTGATCAACTCCCATCAGGATAAATTTTTATTCAACGCCCGTTACTTCCGCAACTACAACGCCTACACCAAAAAATATGACTTGAGAAACCAAAATGTCTTTGGGTTTGAAGTTTTGCACGCCAGCCGCCAAGCTTTACAAAAATATTTTGGACTAAAAAAACCCTTAGACAACGCCTTTTACTTAGACTTCTTGTATATGAACGACCTAGACTATGTGCGCTTTGAAAAGGTGAATCAGCGCATCACGGATGCTACCCACATGTCTAGGGGCAACTATTATGTGCAAACAAACAACCACTTTTACGGCTTTTACCTCAAATACTTTTTAAACCTCAACAAAATCAACAATAACAACACCTTCCAATCCCTGCCAAATTTGCAATACCACAAATACCTAAACACTTTAGGCTGGAAACACCTGCTCTACTCGCTAGATTACCAATTCCACAATGTGGTACGGGAAGTGGGCTATGGCTACGCCCAAAACACCATCAATGTCCCTCTAGGTTTACAATTCTCGCTCTTTAAAAAATATCTATCCGTGGGGCTGTGGAACACGGTGCAGCTGAGTAACCTTGCCATATTCAACACAAAAACAAGCTACATCCCACAAGTGAGCGGACAATCTAAAGAGTTTGGCAACTACTTTTCAAGCGGTTATGCGCTGTATCTAAACACCGACCTAGCCAGAGAGTACCACAAACTTTTACACACGGTGCAACTCCAAGCGGTGCTGAGTGGCGCATACTACACCTTTGCTGATGGGCTCTTTGACACGCAAATGTATGATTTGAGCGCGCTTGCAAGAAACAATTTCACCTCCCCCACTTTAAGCAACTATGATGTCCAAGGGCGTTTATATAATGCGGTGTGGAATCCCGCGCTGCTTTTTACCCCCAACCCCTCCAACAGCCAGCTTTACTTAAATCTCACACAGTATCTATACGGCTTAGGCGGGCAGGAGTTGCTCTATTGGCGCATTAGTCAGGTGCTGAACTTTGCCGACCCGACCTCCATCGCCAGCTCGCCTATAGAGAGCAAAATCGGGTTTTCGCCCTTAAGGGGGCTAGATGTTTACGGAACTGTATTTTATTCGTGGTATTACAACAGCCTAGAAGAGGTGTCTATCAATGCCAATTACACCCGTAAATTTTTAAGTGCAAATGTGTCCTATTATCTAAAAAAGAACTTTGATGAGAATGCCATTAATAAAATTTCTACGAACAACTCCAACTATTTAAAAGCCGGTCTTAGCAACGACTTTCGGTGGTTTTCTTTAAATGCTTCGGTGGGCTATGACATCCAAAACAATGTGATTTTAAATTGGCGCATCGGCATTTTTAAAAAAATCCGCTGTTTTGGCATCGGGTTACAATTTGTCAACCAACGCCGCCCTGTGCTCACCAGCAACCCCGCCGACCCATTAAGGGTGTATGAGAACAACTATGTCAAATTGACTTTGGACTTCTCGCCTATTACCAAAACAAACATCACTTACCGATCCTTGAGGCGTTAA
- a CDS encoding RDD family protein, producing MESKLEEKIYKERLVLAPFLWRAGAYFVDLLFIGFLAWDLHPYLPLHSAFLRFVCAFVAVHVVYESLSMLAFASSLGKLVFHLRVLDFKSLDKPLFAARLKRYLLKELLLFYPLGFFFRDKFGRTFYDRHAQTFTIVSK from the coding sequence TTGGAATCCAAGTTAGAAGAAAAAATTTACAAAGAAAGGCTGGTGCTCGCCCCCTTTTTATGGCGGGCTGGGGCTTATTTCGTGGATTTGCTCTTCATTGGTTTTCTGGCGTGGGATTTGCACCCTTACTTGCCCTTGCATTCGGCATTTTTGCGCTTTGTATGCGCCTTTGTGGCGGTGCATGTGGTCTACGAGTCTTTATCCATGCTTGCCTTTGCAAGCAGCTTGGGTAAACTCGTGTTTCACCTGCGAGTCTTGGACTTCAAAAGCCTAGACAAGCCTCTATTTGCCGCCCGTTTGAAGCGGTATTTGCTGAAAGAGCTCCTGCTTTTTTATCCCTTAGGCTTTTTCTTTAGGGATAAATTTGGGCGGACTTTTTATGACCGACACGCACAGACTTTTACCATCGTGTCTAAATGA